The following are encoded in a window of Acinonyx jubatus isolate Ajub_Pintada_27869175 chromosome D4, VMU_Ajub_asm_v1.0, whole genome shotgun sequence genomic DNA:
- the FAM166B gene encoding protein FAM166B isoform X2: MAMASTFIPGLNPQNPHYIPGYTGHCPLLRFSMGQTYGQMTGQLLRGVPGLAWPPAHRTLLPPIRPPPSPEVPRGRPPVRRGHERLSSSMIPGYTGFVPQAQFLFAKNCSQVWAEALNDFTQWSGGQRSQELPKEAKEEKDMGKDQEPKPESELEAEKELEPGQEAEQASPYSMDDKDPRKFFMPGPTLRTWACYLTMGAMCQGISSSSVARMGISPMMHWASAPSRSSSWYRYLDFRFCLPFLPIPAILWQGREVGRRVGGGTKKNGLEAEHLFY, encoded by the exons ATGGCTATGGCCAGCACCTTCATACCAGGGCTGAACCCCCAGAACCCTCATTATATCCCAGG GTACACCGGACACTGCCCACTACTTCGGTTCAGCATGGGCCAGACCTATGGGCAGATGACTGGTCAGCTACTTCGAGGAgttcctggcctggcctggccccctGCCCATCGCACACTTCTGCCTCCCATCCGGCCTCCACCATCTCCTGAGGTTCCCAGAGGAAGACCGCCTGTCAGGCGTGGACATGAAAGGCTCAGTTCCAGCATGATCCCAGGGTACACAG gtTTTGTACCCCAGGCACAGTTCCTCTTTGCCAAGAACTGTAGCCAGGTCTGGGCTGAGGCTCTGAATGATTTCACTCAGTGGTCTGGGggacaaaggagtcaagaactGCCGAAGGAagccaaggaagaaaaagacatgggGAAAGACCAAGAACCAAAGCCAGAGtcagagctggaggcagagaaggagctgGAGCCGGGGCAAGAGGCAGAACAA GCTTCCCCCTATTCCATGGATGACAAAGATCCTCGCAAGTTCTTCATGCCAG GACCTACCCTCAGAACCTGGGCCTGTTACCTAACTATGGGGGCTATGTGCCAG GGTATAAGTTCCAGTTCGGTCGCACGTATGGGCATCTCACCCATGATGCACTGGGCCTCAGCACCCTCCAGAAGCAGCTCCTGGTATAGGTACCTGGACTTCAGGTtctgtcttccctttcttcctatcCCAGCCATCCTTTGGCAAGGAAGAGAGGTGGGccgcagggtggggggaggcacaaAGAAAAATGGTTTGGAGGCCGAGCACCTTTTTTATTAA
- the FAM166B gene encoding protein FAM166B isoform X1: MAMASTFIPGLNPQNPHYIPGYTGHCPLLRFSMGQTYGQMTGQLLRGVPGLAWPPAHRTLLPPIRPPPSPEVPRGRPPVRRGHERLSSSMIPGYTGFVPQAQFLFAKNCSQVWAEALNDFTQWSGGQRSQELPKEAKEEKDMGKDQEPKPESELEAEKELEPGQEAEQASPYSMDDKDPRKFFMPGFTGYVPRARFLFGSSFPALTNRALQEFGQMYSRGRSQRDPKHLPPLSRTYPQNLGLLPNYGGYVPGYKFQFGRTYGHLTHDALGLSTLQKQLLV, encoded by the exons ATGGCTATGGCCAGCACCTTCATACCAGGGCTGAACCCCCAGAACCCTCATTATATCCCAGG GTACACCGGACACTGCCCACTACTTCGGTTCAGCATGGGCCAGACCTATGGGCAGATGACTGGTCAGCTACTTCGAGGAgttcctggcctggcctggccccctGCCCATCGCACACTTCTGCCTCCCATCCGGCCTCCACCATCTCCTGAGGTTCCCAGAGGAAGACCGCCTGTCAGGCGTGGACATGAAAGGCTCAGTTCCAGCATGATCCCAGGGTACACAG gtTTTGTACCCCAGGCACAGTTCCTCTTTGCCAAGAACTGTAGCCAGGTCTGGGCTGAGGCTCTGAATGATTTCACTCAGTGGTCTGGGggacaaaggagtcaagaactGCCGAAGGAagccaaggaagaaaaagacatgggGAAAGACCAAGAACCAAAGCCAGAGtcagagctggaggcagagaaggagctgGAGCCGGGGCAAGAGGCAGAACAA GCTTCCCCCTATTCCATGGATGACAAAGATCCTCGCAAGTTCTTCATGCCAG GCTTCACTGGTTACGTGCCCCGGGCCCGCTTCCTCTTCGGCTCCAGCTTTCCTGCGCTCACCAACCGGGCACTGCAGGAATTTGGACAGATGTATTCAAGGGGCAGATCCCAGAGGGATCCCAAACATCTCCCCCCACTTTCTAGGACCTACCCTCAGAACCTGGGCCTGTTACCTAACTATGGGGGCTATGTGCCAG GGTATAAGTTCCAGTTCGGTCGCACGTATGGGCATCTCACCCATGATGCACTGGGCCTCAGCACCCTCCAGAAGCAGCTCCTGGTATAG
- the TESK1 gene encoding dual specificity testis-specific protein kinase 1 — protein sequence MAGERPPLRGPGPGPGEAPGEGPPGPGGTGGGPGRGRPSSYRALRSAVSSLARVDDFHCAEKIGAGFFSEVYKVRHRQSGQVMVLKMNRLPSNRGNTLREVQLMNRLRHPNILRFMGVCVHQGQLHALTEYMNGGTLEQLLSSPEPLSWPVRLHLALDIARGLRYLHAKGVFHRDLTSKNCLIRREDQGFTAVVGDFGLAEKIPVYREGARKEPLAVVGSPYWMAPEVLRGELYDEKADVFAFGIVLCELIARVPADPDYLPRTEDFGLDVPAFQTLVGDDCPLPFLLLAIHCCSMEPSTRAPFTEITQHLEWILEQLPEPSPLTRAPLTHNQRSVSRGGPSATLPRPDPRLSRSRSDLFLPPSPESPPNWGDNLTRVNPFSLREDLRGGKIKLLDTPSKPVAPLPLVPPSPLPSTQLPLVTTPETLVQPGTPARRCRSLPSSPELPRRMETALPGPGPPTVGPSAEERMECEGSSPEPEPPGPAPQLPLAVATDNFISTCSSASQPWSPRSGPTLNNNPPAVVVNSPQGWAGEPWNRAQHSLPRAAALERTEPSPPPSAPRESDEGLPCPGCCLGPFSFGFLSMCPRPTPAVARYRNLNCEAGSLLCHRGHHAKPPTPGLQLPGARS from the exons ATGGCCGGGGAACGGCCCCCACTGCGGGGCCCTGGGCCAGGGCCCGGTGAGGCGCCGGGGGAGGGGCCCCCGGGGCCGGGGGGCACGGGTGGAGGCCCGGGCCGGGGCCGCCCCTCCTCCTACCGGGCTCTCCGCAGCGCTGTGTCCAGCCTGGCGCGCGTGGACGATTTCCACTGCGCCGAGAAGATCGGGGCCGGCTTCTTCTCTGAGGTCTACAAG GTTCGGCACCGACAGTCAGGGCAAGTCATGGTGCTGAAAATGAACAGACTCCCCAGTAACCGGGGAAACACGCTACGGGAGGTGCAGCTGATGAACCGGCTCCGACACCCGAACATCCTAAG GTTCATGGGGGTCTGTGTGCACCAGGGGCAGCTGCACGCTCTTACAGAG TATATGAATGGGGGAACCCTTGAACAGCTGCTCAGCTCTCCGGAACCCCTGTCCTGGCCTGTCAGGCTCCACCTGGCTCTGGACATTGCCCGCGGCCTGCGGTACCTGCATGCCAAAGGTGTATTCCACCGAGACCTAACATCCAAG AACTGTCTGATCCGACGGGAAGACCAAGGCTTCACGGCTGTTGTGGGTGACTTCGGGCTGGCTGAAAAGATTCCTGTGTATAG ggaaggggcaagaaAGGAGCCATTGGCTGTGGTAGGTTCCCCATACTGGATGGCTCCAGAGGTGTTGCGGGGTGAGCTGTATGATGAGAAG gcTGATGTCTTTGCCTTTGGGATTGTCCTCTGTGAGCTCATTGCACGAGTACCTGCCGACCCAGATTACCTACCCCGTACTGAG GACTTCGGCCTGGATGTGCCTGCTTTCCAGACCCTGGTAGGGGATGACTGCCCACTGCCCTTCCTGCTCCTGGCCATCCACTGCTGCAGT ATGGAACCCAGCACTCGTGCTCCCTTCACTGAAATCACCCAGCACCTGGAATGGATCCTTGAGCAGCTGCCTGAGCCATCCCCCCTCACCAGGGCTCCCCTGACACACAATCAGA GGTCTGTTTCAAGAGGGGGTCCGTCTGCCACACTTCCTAGGCCAGACCCCCGGCTTTCCCGAAGCCGGTCAGACCTCTTCCTGCCCCCATCACCGGAATCACCCCCCAACTGGGGGGACAATCTGACTCGAGTCAACCCCTTTTCACTCCGGGAAGACCTCAGGGGAGGCAAGATCAAGCTGTTGGACACACCCAGCAAGCCAGTCGCCCCCCTGCCCCTTGtaccaccatcaccactgccCTCCACCCAACTGCCCTTGGTGACCACTCCAGAGACCCTGGTCCAGCCTGGGACACCTGCCCGTCGCTGCCGCTCGCTACCATCATCCCCTGAACTTCCCCGACGTATGGAGACAGCACTGCCAGGTCCTGGCCCCCCCACTGTGGGCCCCTCGGCTGAAGAAAGAATGGAGTGTGAGGGCAGTAGCCCTGAGCCAGAACCCCCAGGACCAgctccccagctgcccctggcCGTAGCCACAGACAACTTCATCAGCACTTGTTCCTCAGCCTCCCAGCCCTGGTCCCCTAGATCAGGACCTACCCTTAACAACAACCCCCCAGCTGTGGTGGTGAACTCCCCACAAGGCTGGGCTGGGGAGCCCTGGAACCGGGCCCAGCATAGCCTGCCCCGGGCAGCAGCCCTGGAGCGGACAGAACCCTCGCCGCCCCCCTCAGCTCCCCgggagtctgatgaggggctgcCCTGCCCTGGCTGCTGTCTTGGCCCGTTCAGCTTTGGCTTCCTGTCCATGTGCCCCCGCCCCACACCAGCTGTTGCCCGCTACCGCAACCTGAACTGTGAGGCGGGCAGTCTCCTCTGCCACCGAGGGCACCATGCCAAGCCTCCCACACCCGGCCTGCAGCTGCCTGGGGCACGCTCTTAG
- the FAM166B gene encoding protein FAM166B isoform X4: MAMASTFIPGLNPQNPHYIPGYTGHCPLLRFSMGQTYGQMTGQLLRGVPGLAWPPAHRTLLPPIRPPPSPEVPRGRPPVRRGHERLSSSMIPGYTGFVPQAQFLFAKNCSQVWAEALNDFTQWSGGQRSQELPKEAKEEKDMGKDQEPKPESELEAEKELEPGQEAEQVRPTRLERVQGELPPIPWMTKILASSSCQALQEFGQMYSRGRSQRDPKHLPPLSRTYPQNLGLLPNYGGYVPGYKFQFGRTYGHLTHDALGLSTLQKQLLV; this comes from the exons ATGGCTATGGCCAGCACCTTCATACCAGGGCTGAACCCCCAGAACCCTCATTATATCCCAGG GTACACCGGACACTGCCCACTACTTCGGTTCAGCATGGGCCAGACCTATGGGCAGATGACTGGTCAGCTACTTCGAGGAgttcctggcctggcctggccccctGCCCATCGCACACTTCTGCCTCCCATCCGGCCTCCACCATCTCCTGAGGTTCCCAGAGGAAGACCGCCTGTCAGGCGTGGACATGAAAGGCTCAGTTCCAGCATGATCCCAGGGTACACAG gtTTTGTACCCCAGGCACAGTTCCTCTTTGCCAAGAACTGTAGCCAGGTCTGGGCTGAGGCTCTGAATGATTTCACTCAGTGGTCTGGGggacaaaggagtcaagaactGCCGAAGGAagccaaggaagaaaaagacatgggGAAAGACCAAGAACCAAAGCCAGAGtcagagctggaggcagagaaggagctgGAGCCGGGGCAAGAGGCAGAACAAGTGAGACCAACAAGGCTGGAGAGAGTGCAGGGGGA GCTTCCCCCTATTCCATGGATGACAAAGATCCTCGCAAGTTCTTCATGCCA GGCACTGCAGGAATTTGGACAGATGTATTCAAGGGGCAGATCCCAGAGGGATCCCAAACATCTCCCCCCACTTTCTAGGACCTACCCTCAGAACCTGGGCCTGTTACCTAACTATGGGGGCTATGTGCCAG GGTATAAGTTCCAGTTCGGTCGCACGTATGGGCATCTCACCCATGATGCACTGGGCCTCAGCACCCTCCAGAAGCAGCTCCTGGTATAG
- the FAM166B gene encoding protein FAM166B isoform X3 — protein MAMASTFIPGLNPQNPHYIPGYTGHCPLLRFSMGQTYGQMTGQLLRGVPGLAWPPAHRTLLPPIRPPPSPEVPRGRPPVRRGHERLSSSMIPGYTGFVPQAQFLFAKNCSQVWAEALNDFTQWSGGQRSQELPKEAKEEKDMGKDQEPKPESELEAEKELEPGQEAEQASPYSMDDKDPRKFFMPAFLRSPTGHCRNLDRCIQGADPRGIPNISPHFLGPTLRTWACYLTMGAMCQGISSSSVARMGISPMMHWASAPSRSSSWYRYLDFRFCLPFLPIPAILWQGREVGRRVGGGTKKNGLEAEHLFY, from the exons ATGGCTATGGCCAGCACCTTCATACCAGGGCTGAACCCCCAGAACCCTCATTATATCCCAGG GTACACCGGACACTGCCCACTACTTCGGTTCAGCATGGGCCAGACCTATGGGCAGATGACTGGTCAGCTACTTCGAGGAgttcctggcctggcctggccccctGCCCATCGCACACTTCTGCCTCCCATCCGGCCTCCACCATCTCCTGAGGTTCCCAGAGGAAGACCGCCTGTCAGGCGTGGACATGAAAGGCTCAGTTCCAGCATGATCCCAGGGTACACAG gtTTTGTACCCCAGGCACAGTTCCTCTTTGCCAAGAACTGTAGCCAGGTCTGGGCTGAGGCTCTGAATGATTTCACTCAGTGGTCTGGGggacaaaggagtcaagaactGCCGAAGGAagccaaggaagaaaaagacatgggGAAAGACCAAGAACCAAAGCCAGAGtcagagctggaggcagagaaggagctgGAGCCGGGGCAAGAGGCAGAACAA GCTTCCCCCTATTCCATGGATGACAAAGATCCTCGCAAGTTCTTCATGCCAG CTTTCCTGCGCTCACCAACCGGGCACTGCAGGAATTTGGACAGATGTATTCAAGGGGCAGATCCCAGAGGGATCCCAAACATCTCCCCCCACTTTCTAGGACCTACCCTCAGAACCTGGGCCTGTTACCTAACTATGGGGGCTATGTGCCAG GGTATAAGTTCCAGTTCGGTCGCACGTATGGGCATCTCACCCATGATGCACTGGGCCTCAGCACCCTCCAGAAGCAGCTCCTGGTATAGGTACCTGGACTTCAGGTtctgtcttccctttcttcctatcCCAGCCATCCTTTGGCAAGGAAGAGAGGTGGGccgcagggtggggggaggcacaaAGAAAAATGGTTTGGAGGCCGAGCACCTTTTTTATTAA